A genomic region of Rhea pennata isolate bPtePen1 chromosome 14, bPtePen1.pri, whole genome shotgun sequence contains the following coding sequences:
- the P4HA2 gene encoding prolyl 4-hydroxylase subunit alpha-2 isoform X2 yields the protein MKPWLQLVLLTCFCLFWQTEAEFFTSIGQMTDLIYAEKDLVQSLKEYIRAEESKLAQIKSWAEKMDVLTSKSTSDPEGYLAHPVNAYKLVKRLNTDWLELENLVLQDTTNGFIANLTIQRQFFPTEEDETGAAKALMRLQDTYKLDPETLSRGTKYRSSLTVGDCFGMGKTAYNDGDYYHTVLWMEQALKQHDEGEDTTVSKVEILDYLSYAVFQFGDLHRATELTRRLISLDSTHERAGSNLRYFEKLLEKEREDKSLNKTITTTEPVVQGGAYERPLDYLPERDIYEALCRGEGVKMTPRRQKRLFCRYHDGNRNPHLLIAPFKEEDEWDSPHIVRYYDVMSDEEIEKIKQLAKPRLARATVRDPKTGVLTVASYRVSKSSWLEEDDDPVVAKVNHRMQQITGLTVKTAELLQVANYGMGGQYEPHFDFSRRPFDSTLKSEGNRLATFLNYKDEPDAFKRLGTGNRVATFLNYMSDVEAGGATVFPDFGAAIWPKKGTAVFWYNLFRSGEGDYRTRHAACPVLVGCKWVSNKWFHERGNEFLRPCGRTEVD from the exons ATGAAGCCCTGGCTGCAATTGGTGCTCTTGACCTGTTTTTGCTTGTTCTGGCAAACAGAAGCCGAGTTTTTCACCTCTATAG gtCAAATGACGGATCTGATTTATGCAGAGAAAGACTTAGTGCAATCTTTAAAGGAATATATCCGAGCAGAAGAATCCAAGCTTGCTCAGATTAAAAG CTGGGCTGAAAAAATGGATGTACTGACTAGCAAATCAACCTCCGATCCTGAAGGATATCTGGCACATCCTGTAAACGCATATAAACTGGTGAAGCGTTTAAATACTGATTGGCTGGAATTAGAAAACCTAGTTCTTCAGGATACAACAAATG GCTTTATTGCAAATCTCACAATTCAGCGTCAGTTTTTTCCAACTGAGGAAGACGAGACTGGAGCTGCAAAGGCTCTGATGCGCCTGCAGGACACATACAAACTAGATCCTGAGACTCTCTCTCGAG GAACAAAATATAGATCCTCTTTGACAGTGGGAGACTGCTTTGGCATGGGCAAAACTGCTTATAATGATGGAGACTATTATCATACAGTACTCTGGATGGAACAAGCCTTAAAACAGCATGATGAAGGGGAGGATACCACAGTCAGCAAAGTGGAGATCCTAGATTATCTCAGCTATGCTGTTTTCCAGTTTGGGGATTTACATAGAGCCACGGAACTCACCAGACGTCTGATATCTCTTG ACAGTACTCATGAGAGAGCAGGCAGTAATCTCCGTTACTTTGAGAAATtgctggagaaggagagagaagataaGTCATTAAATAAGACAATAACTACAACAGAACCTGTGGTGCAAGGTGGGGCCTACGAGAGACCTCTTGACTACTTACCGGAGCGTGATATCTATGAGGCCCTCTGCAGAGGTGAAGGGGTGAAAATG ACACCTCGAAGACAGAAAAGGCTGTTTTGTAGGTACCATGATGGAAACAGGAACCCTCATCTGCTAATAGCTCCCTTTAAAGAGGAAGATGAATGGGATAGCCCTCATATTGTACGATACTATGATGTCATGTCTGATGAAGAAATTGAGAAAATCAAACAACTAGCTAAGCCAAGG CTGGCACGAGCCACAGTACGTGATCCCAAAACCGGTGTCCTTACAGTGGCTAGCTACAGGGTATCAAAAAG CTCATGGTTGGAAGAAGATGATGATCCTGTTGTGGCCAAGGTAAATCACCGAATGCAGCAGATCACTGGCTTAACAGTAAAAACAGCTGAACTATTGCAG GTTGCTAATTATGGAATGGGAGGGCAGTATGAACCACATTTTGACTTTTCTAGG CGACCCTTTGACAGCACACTCAAATCGGAAGGAAATAGGCTAGCGACGTTTCTTAACTAT AAAGATGAACCAGATGCTTTCAAGCGGTTAGGGACTGGAAATCGTGTGGCCACTTTTTTAAACTAT ATGAGTGATGTAGAAGCTGGAGGTGCTACAGTTTTCCCAGACTTTGGGGCAGCAATATGGCCTAAGAAG GGTACAGCAGTGTTTTGGTACAACCTTTTCAGAAGTGGTGAGGGTGACTATAGAACGAGGCATGCAGCTTGTCCAGTCCTAGTAGGGTGTAAATGGG
- the P4HA2 gene encoding prolyl 4-hydroxylase subunit alpha-2 isoform X1, whose product MKPWLQLVLLTCFCLFWQTEAEFFTSIGQMTDLIYAEKDLVQSLKEYIRAEESKLAQIKSWAEKMDVLTSKSTSDPEGYLAHPVNAYKLVKRLNTDWLELENLVLQDTTNGFIANLTIQRQFFPTEEDETGAAKALMRLQDTYKLDPETLSRGNLPGTKYRSSLTVGDCFGMGKTAYNDGDYYHTVLWMEQALKQHDEGEDTTVSKVEILDYLSYAVFQFGDLHRATELTRRLISLDSTHERAGSNLRYFEKLLEKEREDKSLNKTITTTEPVVQGGAYERPLDYLPERDIYEALCRGEGVKMTPRRQKRLFCRYHDGNRNPHLLIAPFKEEDEWDSPHIVRYYDVMSDEEIEKIKQLAKPRLARATVRDPKTGVLTVASYRVSKSSWLEEDDDPVVAKVNHRMQQITGLTVKTAELLQVANYGMGGQYEPHFDFSRRPFDSTLKSEGNRLATFLNYKDEPDAFKRLGTGNRVATFLNYMSDVEAGGATVFPDFGAAIWPKKGTAVFWYNLFRSGEGDYRTRHAACPVLVGCKWVSNKWFHERGNEFLRPCGRTEVD is encoded by the exons ATGAAGCCCTGGCTGCAATTGGTGCTCTTGACCTGTTTTTGCTTGTTCTGGCAAACAGAAGCCGAGTTTTTCACCTCTATAG gtCAAATGACGGATCTGATTTATGCAGAGAAAGACTTAGTGCAATCTTTAAAGGAATATATCCGAGCAGAAGAATCCAAGCTTGCTCAGATTAAAAG CTGGGCTGAAAAAATGGATGTACTGACTAGCAAATCAACCTCCGATCCTGAAGGATATCTGGCACATCCTGTAAACGCATATAAACTGGTGAAGCGTTTAAATACTGATTGGCTGGAATTAGAAAACCTAGTTCTTCAGGATACAACAAATG GCTTTATTGCAAATCTCACAATTCAGCGTCAGTTTTTTCCAACTGAGGAAGACGAGACTGGAGCTGCAAAGGCTCTGATGCGCCTGCAGGACACATACAAACTAGATCCTGAGACTCTCTCTCGAGGTAACTTACCAG GAACAAAATATAGATCCTCTTTGACAGTGGGAGACTGCTTTGGCATGGGCAAAACTGCTTATAATGATGGAGACTATTATCATACAGTACTCTGGATGGAACAAGCCTTAAAACAGCATGATGAAGGGGAGGATACCACAGTCAGCAAAGTGGAGATCCTAGATTATCTCAGCTATGCTGTTTTCCAGTTTGGGGATTTACATAGAGCCACGGAACTCACCAGACGTCTGATATCTCTTG ACAGTACTCATGAGAGAGCAGGCAGTAATCTCCGTTACTTTGAGAAATtgctggagaaggagagagaagataaGTCATTAAATAAGACAATAACTACAACAGAACCTGTGGTGCAAGGTGGGGCCTACGAGAGACCTCTTGACTACTTACCGGAGCGTGATATCTATGAGGCCCTCTGCAGAGGTGAAGGGGTGAAAATG ACACCTCGAAGACAGAAAAGGCTGTTTTGTAGGTACCATGATGGAAACAGGAACCCTCATCTGCTAATAGCTCCCTTTAAAGAGGAAGATGAATGGGATAGCCCTCATATTGTACGATACTATGATGTCATGTCTGATGAAGAAATTGAGAAAATCAAACAACTAGCTAAGCCAAGG CTGGCACGAGCCACAGTACGTGATCCCAAAACCGGTGTCCTTACAGTGGCTAGCTACAGGGTATCAAAAAG CTCATGGTTGGAAGAAGATGATGATCCTGTTGTGGCCAAGGTAAATCACCGAATGCAGCAGATCACTGGCTTAACAGTAAAAACAGCTGAACTATTGCAG GTTGCTAATTATGGAATGGGAGGGCAGTATGAACCACATTTTGACTTTTCTAGG CGACCCTTTGACAGCACACTCAAATCGGAAGGAAATAGGCTAGCGACGTTTCTTAACTAT AAAGATGAACCAGATGCTTTCAAGCGGTTAGGGACTGGAAATCGTGTGGCCACTTTTTTAAACTAT ATGAGTGATGTAGAAGCTGGAGGTGCTACAGTTTTCCCAGACTTTGGGGCAGCAATATGGCCTAAGAAG GGTACAGCAGTGTTTTGGTACAACCTTTTCAGAAGTGGTGAGGGTGACTATAGAACGAGGCATGCAGCTTGTCCAGTCCTAGTAGGGTGTAAATGGG
- the P4HA2 gene encoding prolyl 4-hydroxylase subunit alpha-2 isoform X3: MKPWLQLVLLTCFCLFWQTEAEFFTSIGQMTDLIYAEKDLVQSLKEYIRAEESKLAQIKSWAEKMDVLTSKSTSDPEGYLAHPVNAYKLVKRLNTDWLELENLVLQDTTNGFIANLTIQRQFFPTEEDETGAAKALMRLQDTYKLDPETLSRGNLPGTKYRSSLTVGDCFGMGKTAYNDGDYYHTVLWMEQALKQHDEGEDTTVSKVEILDYLSYAVFQFGDLHRATELTRRLISLDSTHERAGSNLRYFEKLLEKEREDKSLNKTITTTEPVVQGGAYERPLDYLPERDIYEALCRGEGVKMTPRRQKRLFCRYHDGNRNPHLLIAPFKEEDEWDSPHIVRYYDVMSDEEIEKIKQLAKPRLARATVRDPKTGVLTVASYRVSKSSWLEEDDDPVVAKVNHRMQQITGLTVKTAELLQVANYGMGGQYEPHFDFSRKDEPDAFKRLGTGNRVATFLNYMSDVEAGGATVFPDFGAAIWPKKGTAVFWYNLFRSGEGDYRTRHAACPVLVGCKWVSNKWFHERGNEFLRPCGRTEVD; this comes from the exons ATGAAGCCCTGGCTGCAATTGGTGCTCTTGACCTGTTTTTGCTTGTTCTGGCAAACAGAAGCCGAGTTTTTCACCTCTATAG gtCAAATGACGGATCTGATTTATGCAGAGAAAGACTTAGTGCAATCTTTAAAGGAATATATCCGAGCAGAAGAATCCAAGCTTGCTCAGATTAAAAG CTGGGCTGAAAAAATGGATGTACTGACTAGCAAATCAACCTCCGATCCTGAAGGATATCTGGCACATCCTGTAAACGCATATAAACTGGTGAAGCGTTTAAATACTGATTGGCTGGAATTAGAAAACCTAGTTCTTCAGGATACAACAAATG GCTTTATTGCAAATCTCACAATTCAGCGTCAGTTTTTTCCAACTGAGGAAGACGAGACTGGAGCTGCAAAGGCTCTGATGCGCCTGCAGGACACATACAAACTAGATCCTGAGACTCTCTCTCGAGGTAACTTACCAG GAACAAAATATAGATCCTCTTTGACAGTGGGAGACTGCTTTGGCATGGGCAAAACTGCTTATAATGATGGAGACTATTATCATACAGTACTCTGGATGGAACAAGCCTTAAAACAGCATGATGAAGGGGAGGATACCACAGTCAGCAAAGTGGAGATCCTAGATTATCTCAGCTATGCTGTTTTCCAGTTTGGGGATTTACATAGAGCCACGGAACTCACCAGACGTCTGATATCTCTTG ACAGTACTCATGAGAGAGCAGGCAGTAATCTCCGTTACTTTGAGAAATtgctggagaaggagagagaagataaGTCATTAAATAAGACAATAACTACAACAGAACCTGTGGTGCAAGGTGGGGCCTACGAGAGACCTCTTGACTACTTACCGGAGCGTGATATCTATGAGGCCCTCTGCAGAGGTGAAGGGGTGAAAATG ACACCTCGAAGACAGAAAAGGCTGTTTTGTAGGTACCATGATGGAAACAGGAACCCTCATCTGCTAATAGCTCCCTTTAAAGAGGAAGATGAATGGGATAGCCCTCATATTGTACGATACTATGATGTCATGTCTGATGAAGAAATTGAGAAAATCAAACAACTAGCTAAGCCAAGG CTGGCACGAGCCACAGTACGTGATCCCAAAACCGGTGTCCTTACAGTGGCTAGCTACAGGGTATCAAAAAG CTCATGGTTGGAAGAAGATGATGATCCTGTTGTGGCCAAGGTAAATCACCGAATGCAGCAGATCACTGGCTTAACAGTAAAAACAGCTGAACTATTGCAG GTTGCTAATTATGGAATGGGAGGGCAGTATGAACCACATTTTGACTTTTCTAGG AAAGATGAACCAGATGCTTTCAAGCGGTTAGGGACTGGAAATCGTGTGGCCACTTTTTTAAACTAT ATGAGTGATGTAGAAGCTGGAGGTGCTACAGTTTTCCCAGACTTTGGGGCAGCAATATGGCCTAAGAAG GGTACAGCAGTGTTTTGGTACAACCTTTTCAGAAGTGGTGAGGGTGACTATAGAACGAGGCATGCAGCTTGTCCAGTCCTAGTAGGGTGTAAATGGG
- the P4HA2 gene encoding prolyl 4-hydroxylase subunit alpha-2 isoform X4 → MKPWLQLVLLTCFCLFWQTEAEFFTSIGQMTDLIYAEKDLVQSLKEYIRAEESKLAQIKSWAEKMDVLTSKSTSDPEGYLAHPVNAYKLVKRLNTDWLELENLVLQDTTNGFIANLTIQRQFFPTEEDETGAAKALMRLQDTYKLDPETLSRGNLPGTKYRSSLTVGDCFGMGKTAYNDGDYYHTVLWMEQALKQHDEGEDTTVSKVEILDYLSYAVFQFGDLHRATELTRRLISLDSTHERAGSNLRYFEKLLEKEREDKSLNKTITTTEPVVQGGAYERPLDYLPERDIYEALCRGEGVKMTPRRQKRLFCRYHDGNRNPHLLIAPFKEEDEWDSPHIVRYYDVMSDEEIEKIKQLAKPRLARATVRDPKTGVLTVASYRVSKSSWLEEDDDPVVAKVNHRMQQITGLTVKTAELLQVANYGMGGQYEPHFDFSRRPFDSTLKSEGNRLATFLNYMSDVEAGGATVFPDFGAAIWPKKGTAVFWYNLFRSGEGDYRTRHAACPVLVGCKWVSNKWFHERGNEFLRPCGRTEVD, encoded by the exons ATGAAGCCCTGGCTGCAATTGGTGCTCTTGACCTGTTTTTGCTTGTTCTGGCAAACAGAAGCCGAGTTTTTCACCTCTATAG gtCAAATGACGGATCTGATTTATGCAGAGAAAGACTTAGTGCAATCTTTAAAGGAATATATCCGAGCAGAAGAATCCAAGCTTGCTCAGATTAAAAG CTGGGCTGAAAAAATGGATGTACTGACTAGCAAATCAACCTCCGATCCTGAAGGATATCTGGCACATCCTGTAAACGCATATAAACTGGTGAAGCGTTTAAATACTGATTGGCTGGAATTAGAAAACCTAGTTCTTCAGGATACAACAAATG GCTTTATTGCAAATCTCACAATTCAGCGTCAGTTTTTTCCAACTGAGGAAGACGAGACTGGAGCTGCAAAGGCTCTGATGCGCCTGCAGGACACATACAAACTAGATCCTGAGACTCTCTCTCGAGGTAACTTACCAG GAACAAAATATAGATCCTCTTTGACAGTGGGAGACTGCTTTGGCATGGGCAAAACTGCTTATAATGATGGAGACTATTATCATACAGTACTCTGGATGGAACAAGCCTTAAAACAGCATGATGAAGGGGAGGATACCACAGTCAGCAAAGTGGAGATCCTAGATTATCTCAGCTATGCTGTTTTCCAGTTTGGGGATTTACATAGAGCCACGGAACTCACCAGACGTCTGATATCTCTTG ACAGTACTCATGAGAGAGCAGGCAGTAATCTCCGTTACTTTGAGAAATtgctggagaaggagagagaagataaGTCATTAAATAAGACAATAACTACAACAGAACCTGTGGTGCAAGGTGGGGCCTACGAGAGACCTCTTGACTACTTACCGGAGCGTGATATCTATGAGGCCCTCTGCAGAGGTGAAGGGGTGAAAATG ACACCTCGAAGACAGAAAAGGCTGTTTTGTAGGTACCATGATGGAAACAGGAACCCTCATCTGCTAATAGCTCCCTTTAAAGAGGAAGATGAATGGGATAGCCCTCATATTGTACGATACTATGATGTCATGTCTGATGAAGAAATTGAGAAAATCAAACAACTAGCTAAGCCAAGG CTGGCACGAGCCACAGTACGTGATCCCAAAACCGGTGTCCTTACAGTGGCTAGCTACAGGGTATCAAAAAG CTCATGGTTGGAAGAAGATGATGATCCTGTTGTGGCCAAGGTAAATCACCGAATGCAGCAGATCACTGGCTTAACAGTAAAAACAGCTGAACTATTGCAG GTTGCTAATTATGGAATGGGAGGGCAGTATGAACCACATTTTGACTTTTCTAGG CGACCCTTTGACAGCACACTCAAATCGGAAGGAAATAGGCTAGCGACGTTTCTTAACTAT ATGAGTGATGTAGAAGCTGGAGGTGCTACAGTTTTCCCAGACTTTGGGGCAGCAATATGGCCTAAGAAG GGTACAGCAGTGTTTTGGTACAACCTTTTCAGAAGTGGTGAGGGTGACTATAGAACGAGGCATGCAGCTTGTCCAGTCCTAGTAGGGTGTAAATGGG